Proteins from a single region of Bactrocera neohumeralis isolate Rockhampton unplaced genomic scaffold, APGP_CSIRO_Bneo_wtdbg2-racon-allhic-juicebox.fasta_v2 cluster10, whole genome shotgun sequence:
- the LOC126765157 gene encoding uncharacterized protein LOC126765157 has translation MQNIIEVLNQNIEAVDRGPISFYLGMEVERDGDRGDLTTHQTRYATELIRQWGMTDCKPAATPWAPGTILCEKHCGNLETKAYQSLIGGLMYLAIISRPDIPHVVSKLSQYNSHPHNEHMQAAKYVLRYLKKAPNDADWGSDSIDRKSYTGYFVTMAGGAIAWESRKQSVVALSSMKAEYIALCQGAKETVFLRGMLCALGYTDYTKGYIRFYATTKVRSLW, from the exons ATGCAGAACATAATAGAAGTTTTAAATCAGAATATTGAGGCGGTCGATCGCGGtccaatatctttttatttggGTATGGAAGTAGAGCGCGATGGTGACCGTGGTGATCTAACGACACATCAAACACGATATGCTACGGAACTTATACGGCAGTGGGGCATGACAGATTGCAAACCAGCGGCAACTCCATGGGCTCCAGGGACGATACTTTGTGAAAAACATTGTGGCAATCTGGAGACAAAAGCGTACCAAAGCTTAATTGGTGGGCTTATGTACCTGGCTATAATCTCTCGCCCGGATATTCCGCATGTGGTATCAAAGTTGTCTCAGTATAACTCGCATCCGCATAACGAGCATATGCAAGCTGCTAAATACGTGCTTCGATATCTGAAGAAAGCTCCAAATG ACGCAGACTGGGGTAGCGATAGTATAGACAGAAAATCGTACACAGGTTATTTCGTTACGATGGCTGGTGGAGCTATAGCTTGGGAGTCAAGAAAGCAGTCTGTGGTTGCGTTAAGCTCAATGAAAGCAGAGTACATCGCATTGTGTCAAGGTGCAAAAGAGACAGTTTTTCTACGTGGTATGCTCTGTGCGCTGGGTTACACGGACTATACAAAAGGTTATATACGGTTTTATGCCACAACCAAAGTGCGCAGTTTATGGTGA